A stretch of the Excalfactoria chinensis isolate bCotChi1 chromosome 25, bCotChi1.hap2, whole genome shotgun sequence genome encodes the following:
- the LOC140262559 gene encoding disintegrin and metalloproteinase domain-containing protein 18-like isoform X2, with translation MQFVSLDSQVPLHITVPQRVPSNTTGETDTLSYILEVEGRPYTIHLKQQFFLPADFSIYTYNETGSLRSDSPSIKGDCYYHGYIEGVLGSAVTLSTCTGLRGLLQFHNASYGIEPLGSSPTFQHVVYPVGSRAAVGALLPHGHPGDSRNALAAASNSDTTQPALKLLSKHRRLVLLHIILEKHLYKHLGDDQHIVSRRVVQLISFLDSMYSSLNMTVTLSSMDIWRSRNKIRTTGAGEIVLLRFLDWKRSSTILRPYEVPYLLMYRDQSDFVGVTAPGTLCRSDATGAVAVLQRSVTLESFSVLLAQLLGRSLGMGFDDGRDCRCPTHTCVMESAALHMSGAKTFSSCSAADLEQFLQQNPNCPFLKTMRVYPDPRAAVCGNGVVEHDEQCDCGGTAACAKDACCTKQCKLKPGSKCSLGLCCEKCQFKAANTPCRPPADTQCDLPEFCNGSSAFCPPDVYVQDGHSCEHSTGYCYQGHCQSAELQCQRLYGRGAKNAPLACYEEINSHQDRFGHCGNHPLDGYQPCSWLNLGCGKLVCTYPNRIPFTKLKGSIIYAQVQEHLCVSFDAMYSPTEADPLLVKDGTKCGPGKVCMNGTCQPHSILNYDCNVQKKCNGHGVCNNKKNCHCYPGWSPPHCRMQGSVVGGSTDSGQWLRVMESRTPKSTIKNVLLLSFCLLIPILICIIILVMKWNRLMRRCAGSEVESSVSIDDETSSIRSNESSWSRQSSSSGMEPEPKPEPERGSRQSAGESREQ, from the exons atgcagtttgtttctttaGATTCACAAGTGCCTCTGCACATCACAGTTCCCCAGAGGGTACCTTCAAACACAACTGGAGAGACG GACACACTGTCCTACATCCTCGAAGTGGAAGGGCGGCCATACACCATTCATCTCAAGCAGCA ATTCTTTTTACCTGCTGATTTCAGCATTTACACATACAATGAGACAGGATCGTTGCGCTCTGATTCACCCTCTATCAAG gGTGACTGCTATTACCATGGCTACATCGAGGGCGTTCTTGGCTCAGCAGTGACCCTCAGCACCTGCACAGGGCTCAG gggcCTGCTGCAGTTCCACAATGCCAGCTATGGGATCGAGCCACTGGGCTCCTCACCCACCTTCCAGCATGTGGTTTATCCCgtgggcagcagggctgcagttgGGGCTCTGCTCCCCCATGGCCACCCCGGGGACAGCAGGAATGcgctggcagctgccagcaacTCTGACACAACACAACCAGCTCTGAAA ctaCTGTCAAAGCACCGCAGACTGGTGTTGCTCCACATCATTCTGGAAAAGCATTTG TACAAGCACCTGGGGGACGACCAACACATTGTGTCACGGAGAGTGGTTCAGCTCATCAGCTTCCTCGACAGC ATGTACAGCTCCCTAAACATGACCGTGACGTTGTCCTCCATGGACATCTGGAGGTCCAGAAACAAAATTAGGACCACGGGAGCTGGAGAAATAGTGCTGCTGCGCTTCTTGGATTGGAAGAGGAGCAGCACCATCCTGCGTCCCTATGAAGTGCCCTACCTGCTGAT GTATCGGGACCAGTCTGACTTCGTGGGCGTAACCGCTCCGGGCACGCTGTGCCGCAGTGATGCAACCGGCGCTGTGGCCGTG ctgcagcgtTCTGTGACGCTGGAGTCGTTCTCCGTCCTCCTGGCTCAGCTGCTGGGGCGCAGCCTGGGGATGGGATTCGATGACGGCCGGGACTGCCGCTGCCCCACACACACCTGTGTCATGGAGTCGGCAGCGCT GCACATGAGTGGGGCAAAgaccttcagcagctgcagtgctgcagaccTGGAGCAGTTCCTGCAGCAAAACCCAAACTGCCCCTTCCTCAAGACCATGCGGGTGTACCCCGAccccagagctgctgtctgcGGTAATGGTGTGGTGGAGCACGACGAGCAGTGTGACTGCGGTGGTACTGCG GCGTGTGCCAAGGATGCATGCTGCACTAAGCAGTGCAAGCTGAAGCCAGGCTCAAAGTGTTCCTTGGGACTGTGCTGTGAGAAGTGTCAG TTCAAAGCTGCCAACACTCCGTGCCGTCCCCCTGCTGACACACAGTGTGATCTGCCTGAGTTCTGCAATGGCTCCTCTGCCTTCTGCCCCCCTGATGTCTACGTGCAGGATGGgcacagctgtgagcacagcaccGGCTACTGCTACCAGGGGCACTGCCAgtctgctgagctgcagtgccAGCGGCTCTACGGGAGAG GTGCAAAAAATGCCCCTTTGGCGTGTTATGAAGAAATCAACAGTCATCAGGACAGGTTTGGGCACTGCGGTAATCACCCGCTGGATGGGTaccagccctgctcctggct GAATCTGGGCTGTGGAAAGCTCGTCTGCACGTACCCAAATCGAATTCCCTTCACCAAATTAAAGGGTTCCATCATTTATGCCCAAGTGCAAGAACATCTGTGCGTGTCTTTTGATGCAATGTACTCACCCACTGAGGCAGATCCTCTCCTGGTTAAGGATGGCACAAAATGTGGTCCTGGAAAG GTTTGTATGAATGGCACGTGCCAGCCACACTCCATTCTGAACTATGACTGCAatgtgcagaagaaatgcaatggGCACGGG GTGTGCAATAACAAGAAGAACTGCCACTGCTACCCAGGCTGGAGCCCACCCCACTGCAGGATGCAGGGATCTGTGGTGGGTGGCAGCACTGACAGCGGGCAATGGCTGAGGGTCATGGAGA GCCGTACCCCAAAGAGTACAATAaaaaatgtgctgctgctgagcttctgcctcctcatccccatcctcatctGCATCATCATCCTGGTCATGAAGTGGAACCGGCTGATGCGGCGCTGTGCCGGGAGTGAGGTGGAATCTTCTGT CTCCATCGACGACGAGACAAGCAGCATCAGGAGCAACgagagcagctggagcagacagagcagcagttcGGGGATGGAGCCGGAACCGAAGCCGGAGCCGGAGCGGGGCTCGAGGCAGAGCGCGGGTGAATCGCGCGAGCAATAA
- the LOC140262559 gene encoding disintegrin and metalloproteinase domain-containing protein 18-like isoform X1: MQFVSLDSQVPLHITVPQRVPSNTTGETDTLSYILEVEGRPYTIHLKQQFFLPADFSIYTYNETGSLRSDSPSIKGDCYYHGYIEGVLGSAVTLSTCTGLRGLLQFHNASYGIEPLGSSPTFQHVVYPVGSRAAVGALLPHGHPGDSRNALAAASNSDTTQPALKLLSKHRRLVLLHIILEKHLYKHLGDDQHIVSRRVVQLISFLDSMYSSLNMTVTLSSMDIWRSRNKIRTTGAGEIVLLRFLDWKRSSTILRPYEVPYLLMYRDQSDFVGVTAPGTLCRSDATGAVAVLQRSVTLESFSVLLAQLLGRSLGMGFDDGRDCRCPTHTCVMESAALHMSGAKTFSSCSAADLEQFLQQNPNCPFLKTMRVYPDPRAAVCGNGVVEHDEQCDCGGTAACAKDACCTKQCKLKPGSKCSLGLCCEKCQFKAANTPCRPPADTQCDLPEFCNGSSAFCPPDVYVQDGHSCEHSTGYCYQGHCQSAELQCQRLYGRGAKNAPLACYEEINSHQDRFGHCGNHPLDGYQPCSWLNLGCGKLVCTYPNRIPFTKLKGSIIYAQVQEHLCVSFDAMYSPTEADPLLVKDGTKCGPGKVCMNGTCQPHSILNYDCNVQKKCNGHGVCNNKKNCHCYPGWSPPHCRMQGSVVGGSTDSGQWLRVMESRTPKSTIKNVLLLSFCLLIPILICIIILVMKWNRLMRRCAGSEVESSVPCSSIDDETSSIRSNESSWSRQSSSSGMEPEPKPEPERGSRQSAGESREQ; the protein is encoded by the exons atgcagtttgtttctttaGATTCACAAGTGCCTCTGCACATCACAGTTCCCCAGAGGGTACCTTCAAACACAACTGGAGAGACG GACACACTGTCCTACATCCTCGAAGTGGAAGGGCGGCCATACACCATTCATCTCAAGCAGCA ATTCTTTTTACCTGCTGATTTCAGCATTTACACATACAATGAGACAGGATCGTTGCGCTCTGATTCACCCTCTATCAAG gGTGACTGCTATTACCATGGCTACATCGAGGGCGTTCTTGGCTCAGCAGTGACCCTCAGCACCTGCACAGGGCTCAG gggcCTGCTGCAGTTCCACAATGCCAGCTATGGGATCGAGCCACTGGGCTCCTCACCCACCTTCCAGCATGTGGTTTATCCCgtgggcagcagggctgcagttgGGGCTCTGCTCCCCCATGGCCACCCCGGGGACAGCAGGAATGcgctggcagctgccagcaacTCTGACACAACACAACCAGCTCTGAAA ctaCTGTCAAAGCACCGCAGACTGGTGTTGCTCCACATCATTCTGGAAAAGCATTTG TACAAGCACCTGGGGGACGACCAACACATTGTGTCACGGAGAGTGGTTCAGCTCATCAGCTTCCTCGACAGC ATGTACAGCTCCCTAAACATGACCGTGACGTTGTCCTCCATGGACATCTGGAGGTCCAGAAACAAAATTAGGACCACGGGAGCTGGAGAAATAGTGCTGCTGCGCTTCTTGGATTGGAAGAGGAGCAGCACCATCCTGCGTCCCTATGAAGTGCCCTACCTGCTGAT GTATCGGGACCAGTCTGACTTCGTGGGCGTAACCGCTCCGGGCACGCTGTGCCGCAGTGATGCAACCGGCGCTGTGGCCGTG ctgcagcgtTCTGTGACGCTGGAGTCGTTCTCCGTCCTCCTGGCTCAGCTGCTGGGGCGCAGCCTGGGGATGGGATTCGATGACGGCCGGGACTGCCGCTGCCCCACACACACCTGTGTCATGGAGTCGGCAGCGCT GCACATGAGTGGGGCAAAgaccttcagcagctgcagtgctgcagaccTGGAGCAGTTCCTGCAGCAAAACCCAAACTGCCCCTTCCTCAAGACCATGCGGGTGTACCCCGAccccagagctgctgtctgcGGTAATGGTGTGGTGGAGCACGACGAGCAGTGTGACTGCGGTGGTACTGCG GCGTGTGCCAAGGATGCATGCTGCACTAAGCAGTGCAAGCTGAAGCCAGGCTCAAAGTGTTCCTTGGGACTGTGCTGTGAGAAGTGTCAG TTCAAAGCTGCCAACACTCCGTGCCGTCCCCCTGCTGACACACAGTGTGATCTGCCTGAGTTCTGCAATGGCTCCTCTGCCTTCTGCCCCCCTGATGTCTACGTGCAGGATGGgcacagctgtgagcacagcaccGGCTACTGCTACCAGGGGCACTGCCAgtctgctgagctgcagtgccAGCGGCTCTACGGGAGAG GTGCAAAAAATGCCCCTTTGGCGTGTTATGAAGAAATCAACAGTCATCAGGACAGGTTTGGGCACTGCGGTAATCACCCGCTGGATGGGTaccagccctgctcctggct GAATCTGGGCTGTGGAAAGCTCGTCTGCACGTACCCAAATCGAATTCCCTTCACCAAATTAAAGGGTTCCATCATTTATGCCCAAGTGCAAGAACATCTGTGCGTGTCTTTTGATGCAATGTACTCACCCACTGAGGCAGATCCTCTCCTGGTTAAGGATGGCACAAAATGTGGTCCTGGAAAG GTTTGTATGAATGGCACGTGCCAGCCACACTCCATTCTGAACTATGACTGCAatgtgcagaagaaatgcaatggGCACGGG GTGTGCAATAACAAGAAGAACTGCCACTGCTACCCAGGCTGGAGCCCACCCCACTGCAGGATGCAGGGATCTGTGGTGGGTGGCAGCACTGACAGCGGGCAATGGCTGAGGGTCATGGAGA GCCGTACCCCAAAGAGTACAATAaaaaatgtgctgctgctgagcttctgcctcctcatccccatcctcatctGCATCATCATCCTGGTCATGAAGTGGAACCGGCTGATGCGGCGCTGTGCCGGGAGTGAGGTGGAATCTTCTGT TCCCTGCAGCTCCATCGACGACGAGACAAGCAGCATCAGGAGCAACgagagcagctggagcagacagagcagcagttcGGGGATGGAGCCGGAACCGAAGCCGGAGCCGGAGCGGGGCTCGAGGCAGAGCGCGGGTGAATCGCGCGAGCAATAA
- the LOC140262559 gene encoding disintegrin and metalloproteinase domain-containing protein 32-like isoform X3, with the protein MGLCFVLGAALLAVLCPRALSQITTPLQLPPNETGLPDTLSYVLAVEGKPYTIHLKKHLFIPDDFRIYMSDEKGSSMSDSSYIKGDCYYQGSIEGIPGSAVTLSICAGLRGLLQFHNVSYGIEPLGSSPTFEHFVYRMSSENTAGFLFTQNHPRAAGKGLQEPPLDAAQLPKYIEVYVVLDKALYNYLGSDQSAVTQKMVQVFNLVNKIFNPLNVTVVLSSLELWVQQNKIPTDGAADELLQRFLQWEQLHLALQPHDVAYLFVYREQADFAVATSPGTLCRSDASGAVAVLQRSVTLESFSVLLAQLLGRSLGMGFDDGRGCRCPTHTCVMESAALHISGTKSFSSCSTADLEQFLRRNAGRCFLHSPRLRGSSPHRAPHCGNGVVERGEQCDCGNAEACSKDKCCARGCVFKPGVECSSGLCCEGCRFKAANTPCRPPADTQCDLPEFCSGSSASCPPDVYVQDGHSCEHNTGYCYRGHCQSAELQCQRLYGRASRSASVACYEELNSQRDRFGHCGYHPRHVYKACAWRNLRCGKLVCTYPYSTPLETETAAVVYARVREQLCVSLDFLNAPARQDPLLVPPGTKCGSGMVCINNTCHPHSVLGYDCSSETKCHGHGVCNNRRHCHCNPGWKPPDCRQRGSRLGGSIDSGVQLPQFVSPQERTQPSEARKAALLASCLLLPTVPLVVLLLLLRRELRIRRLRSGKRIAEERGEEAEEEQMEEDEAEGKAAEGGGSK; encoded by the exons atggggctgtgctttgtgctgggggctgcactgctggctgtgctgt GTCCACGAGCATTGTCACAAATCACAACCCCGCTGCAGCTGCCCCCAAATGAGACAGGACTGCCG GATACCCTGTCCTACGTCCTTGCAGTGGAGGGGAAGCCATACACCATCCACCTCAAGAAGCA TCTCTTTATACCTGATGATTTTAGGATTTATATGTCAGATGAGAAAGGATCCTCGATGTCTGATTCGAGCTATATCAAG GGTGACTGCTACTATCAGGGCTCCATCGAGGGCATCCCTGGTTCAGCAGTGACACTCAGCATCTGTGCAGGGCTCAG GGGCCTGTTGCAGTTCCACAATGTCAGCTATGGGATCGAGCCGCTGGGCTCCTCACCCACCTTCGAGCATTTCGTGTATCGGATGAGCAGTGAGAACACAGCAGGGTTCCTCTTCACTCAGAAccatcccagggctgcaggaaaggggctgcaggag CCACCATTGGATGCAGCACAGTTGCCCAAGTACATTGAGGTGTATGTAGTTCTGGACAAGGCTCTG taCAACTATTTGGGCTCAGATCAGAGTGCTGTGACACAGAAGATGGTCCAGGTTTTCAATCTGGTGAACAAG ATCTTTAATCCCCTGAATGTGACCGTGGTGCTGTCCTCCCTGGAGCTCTGGGTGCAGCAGAACAAAATTCCAACAGATGGAGCAGCAGATGAGCTTTTGCAGAGGTTCCTGCAGTGGGAGCAGTTGCACCTGGCTCTGCAGCCACACGACGTGGCCTACCTGTTTGT GTACCGGGAGCAGGCTGACTTTGCAGTTGCAACCTCTCCGGGCACGCTGTGCCGCAGTGATGCATCCGGAGCTGTAGCTGTG ctgcagcgtTCTGTGACGCTGGAGTCGTTCTCCGTCCTCCTGGCTCAGCTGCTGGGGCGCAGCCTGGGGATGGGATTCGATGACGGCCGGGGCTGCCGCTGCCCCACACACACCTGTGTCATGGAGTCGGCAGCGCT ACACATCAGTGGGACGAagtccttcagcagctgcagcaccgcAGATCTGGAACAGTTCCTGCGGCGTAATGCAGGGCGCTGcttcctgcacagccccagacTGCGGGGGTCCTCCCCGCACCGCGCACCCCACTGCGGTAACGGCGTGGTGGAGCGAGGCGAGCAATGCGACTGCGGCAACGCCGAG GCATGCTCAAAGGATAAATGCTGCGCTAGAGGATGTGTGTTTAAGCCAGGAGTGGAATGTTCCTCTGGGTTGTGTTGTGAAGGATGTCGG TTCAAAGCTGCCAACACTCCGTGCCGTCCCCCTGCCGACACACAGTGTGATCTGCCCGAGTTCTGCAGCGgctcctctgcctcctgcccCCCTGATGTCTACGTGCAGGATGGGCACAGCTGTGAGCACAACACTGGCTACTGCTACCGGGGGCACTGCCAGTCTGCTGAGCTACAGTGCCAGCGGCTCTACGGGAGAG CTTCTAGGAGCGCTTCTGTGGCGTGCTATGAGGAACTGAACAGCCAGAGGGACAGATTTGGGCACTGCGGGTACCACCCACGGCACGTCTACAAGGCCTGTGCATGGAG GAACCTCCGCTGTGGCAAACTGGTCTGCACGTACCCGTACAGCACCCCGCTGGAGACGGAGACTGCTGCAGTTGTTTATGCCCGGGTGCGTGAGCAGCTGTGTGTATCCCTGGATTTCCTGAATGCACCAGCAAGGCAGGATCCTCTGCTGGTCCCACCAGGCACAAAATGCGGCTCTGGAATG GTGTGCATAAACAACACGTGCCACCCCCACTCCGTGCTGGGCTACGACTGCAGCAGTGAAACCAAATGCCACGGACACGGA GTGTGCAATAACCGCCGGCACTGCCACTGCAACCCGGGATGGAAGCCGCCCGACTGCCGTCAGCGCGGATCGCGTCTCGGGGGCAGCATAGACAGCGGCGTGCAGCTGCCGCAGTTCG TGTCCCCCCAGGAGCGGACGCAGCCGAGCGAGGCACGGAAGGCAGCGCTGTTggcctcctgcctgctgctgcccaccGTGCCTTtggttgtgctgctgctgctgctgcgccgAGAGCTGCGGATCCGTCGGCTCCGGAGCGGAAAGCG CATCGCCGAGGAGCGGGGCgaggaggcggaggaggagCAGATGGAGGAGGATGAAGCCGAGGGGAAGGCGGCGGAGGGCGGCGGGAGCAAATAA
- the LOC140262558 gene encoding disintegrin and metalloproteinase domain-containing protein 9-like — protein MAWAERSCLCLLLLLLLAAPALPGPAGFQEISQLSSYEVIIPQKLGRERRETSNVSSTQDKVSYSIKIEGKEHTIHLKKNKDLLPKDFTVYTYNKEGKLQSEYPDVQDHCHYQGYVEGIPDSVVAVSTCSGLRGLVTIGNVTYGIEPMDSSSGSEHILYSLDNVKKEPSMCGVTTEGHEEGEHTGENHHPSMTQLLRKKRAILHQTRYVELFIVVDKEKFEDFGKSETEVREHMVQLANFLDSMYIMLNIHVVLVGLEIWKYENIISTDGGAGDVLANFVQWREKNLVLRRRHDSAQFVLKKGFGGTAGMAYVGTVCSKSHAGGINVFGKISIQMFASIMAHELGHNLGMNHDDERVCHCGASSCIMSSGASGSRNFSSCSAEDFEKLTLNKGGSCLLNVPRPDETYSIPYCGNKLVDMGEECDCGSPKECESDPCCEPGTCRLRSSAECAYGDCCKNCRILPGGTECRESNNECDLPEYCNGTSQFCQPDFTVQNGHPCHNEEAYCYNGVCQYYDAQCQDIFGSKAKAAPNICFVRVNSKGDRFGNCGYHGHDYKKCSSWNAMCGKLQCENVETMPVFGIKPAIIQTPSDGTTCWGVDFQLGSDVPDPGMVNEGTKCDNGKVCRHFQCVSASVLNYDCDVEKQCHGHGVCNNNRNCHCEPGWAPPFCNTKGYGGSIDSGPPYNDKDNSLRNGLLVFFFLVLPLLIAAALACARRDRLKRWFRGLMSRCHSSLHSPSPRTEGEPREFPHRGVPHGMPYPSRGVPMAMEPNTFPVPSYPINQHHQQAYHQSYYPSPQYQALQPQKLPARPPPPQQKSVPQGPPPSQQKSVPQGHYFPSRPAPLPPK, from the exons ATGGCGTGGGCAGAGCGGAGCTGCCTCTgccttctcctcctgctgctgttagCCGCGCCCGCGCTGCCGGGCCCCGCGG GCTTCCAGGAGATTTCTCAATTGTCTTCCTACGAAGTTATAATCCCACAGAAGTTAGGAAGAGAGCGGCGAGAGACCTCCAATGTCTCCTCAACACAG GACAAGGTGTCGTATTCTATTaagatagaaggaaaagaacacacGATCCATCTGAAAAAGAACAA AGATTTGCTACCCAAAGATTTTACAGTTTATACCTATAACAAGGAGGGGAAGTTGCAATCTGAATACCCAGATGTCCAG GATCACTGCCATTACCAGGGATATGTGGAGGGGATCCCAGACTCTGTTGTTGCTGTCAGCACTTGCTCGGGGCTCAG GGGTTTGGTGACAATAGGGAATGTCACCTATGGGATTGAGCCCATGGATTCATCCTCTGGCTCTGAACACATCCTGTATTCATTGGATAATGTGAAGAAAGAGCCCTCAATGTGTGGAGTAACCACCGAAGGCCATGAAGAGGGGGAACATACAGGAGAAAATCACCATCCTAGTATGACTCAGCTGCTACGA aaaaaaagagccaTCCTACATCAAACAAGATATGTGGAGCTATTCATAGTTGTGGATAAAGAAAAG TTTGAAGACTTTGGGAAAAGTGAAACAGAAGTAAGGGAACATATGGTGCAATTAGCAAACTTCCTTGACAGC ATGTACATAATGTTGAACATCCACGTCGTGCTGGTTGGCCTAGAGATTTGGAAGTATGAGAACATCATTAGCACAGATGGAGGTGCTGGTGATGTGCTGGCAAACTTTGTGCAGTGGAGAGAGAAGAACCTTGTTTTGCGCCGGAGACATGACAGTGCCCAGTTTGTTCT GAAGAAGGGGTTTGGTGGAACAGCTGGAATGGCCTATGTTGGAACAGTGTGCTCCAAGAGCCACGCAGGAGGCATTAATGTG TTTGGAAAAATCAGTATACAGATGTTTGCTTCAATTATGGCTCATGAGCTGGGACATAACCTGGGGATGAACCATGATGATGAAAGGGTCTGTCACTGTGGAGCAAGCAGTTGCATTATGAGCTCTGGAGCATC AGGATCAAGgaacttcagcagctgcagtgcagaagaCTTTGAGAAGCTGACCCTCAACAAAGGGGGAAGCTGCCTACTTAACGTTCCCAGGCCCGATGAAACCTATAGCATCCCCTACTGTGGGAACAAGCTGGTGGACATGGGGGAGGAATGTGACTGTGGGTCACCAAAG gaatGTGAAAGTGATCCTTGCTGTGAACCAGGTACATGTCGGCTCCGATCCTCTGCTGAATGTGCTTATGGAGACTGCTGTAAAAACTGTCGG ATTCTTCCTGGTGGGACTGAGTGTCGGGAGAGTAACAACGAGTGTGACCTTCCAGAGTACTGCAATGGCACATCCCAGTTCTGCCAACCTGACTTCACTGTTCAGAATGGCCACCCCTGCCACAATGAGGAAGCATACTGCTACAACGGCGTCTGCCAGTACTACGATGCACAGTGCCAGGATATATTTGGCTCAA AGGCCAAAGCTGCCCCCAACATTTGTTTTGTTCGAGTGAATTCCAAGGGTGACAGATTTGGCAACTGTGGTTACCATGGCCATGACTACAAGAAATGTTCCAGCTG GAATGCCATGTGTGGGAAGCTGCAATGTGAAAACGTGGAAACTATGCCTGTTTTTGGAATTAAGCCTGCCATTATCCAGACTCCCAGTGATGGCACCACTTGTTGGGGTGTAGATTTCCAGCTGGGCTCTGATGTCCCTGATCCAGGAATGGTGAATGAAGGCACCAAATGTGATAATGGAAAG GTCTGTAGGCACTTCCAATGTGTGAGTGCTTCTGTTCTGAACTATGACTGTGACGTCGAAAAGCAGTGTCATGGACATGGG GTGTGCAACAACAACCGGAACTGTCACTGTGAACCAGGCTGGGCCCCTCCTTTCTGCAATACTAAAGGCTATGGAGGAAGTATTGACAGTGGGCCTCCCTATAATG ACAAAGACAACTCATTGAGAAATGGGctgctggtattttttttcctggtcctACCGCTCCTTATAGCTGCTGCTTTGGCATGTGCAAGGAGAGACAGACTGAAACGATGGTTCAGAGGGTTAATGTCACGTTGTCATTC GTCACTTCACTCACCATCTCCTAGAACAGAAGGAGAGCCAAGAGAGTTCCCACACAGAGGTGTTCCACATGGCATGCCTTACCCTTCAAGAGGTGTACCCATG GCCATGGAGCCAAATACCTTTCCTGTGCCATCCTACCCCATTAACCAGCATCATCAGCAGGCGTACCACCAGTCCTACTATCCATCTCCGCAGTACCAGGCCCTGCAGCCacagaagctgcctgcaag GCCGCCTCCTCCCCAGCAGAAATCTGTACCTCAGGGACCTCCTCCATCACAGCAGAAATCCGTACCTCAGGGACATTACTTTCCTTCTCGACCAGCACCTTTGCCCCCCAAATAG
- the TM2D2 gene encoding TM2 domain-containing protein 2, whose translation MAPRRGGPLGYALLCGQAVLLLGNLLLLHGASRGLPHNGSEPEALGPEPPAATWAYSDPQAPLVLCKYLPEEFVECDEPVDHGGNATAQQELGHGCVKFGGQAHGDVDHTRVQCRALDGIECAEPRSFLRGSRPCVRYTGHYFITTLLYSFFLGCFGVDRFCLGHTGTAVGKLLTLGGLGIWWFVDLILLITGGLMPSDGSNWCTVY comes from the exons ATGGCGCCGCGGCGCGGCGGGCCGCTGGGCTACGCGCTGCTGTGCGGGCAGGCGGTGCTGCTGCTCGgcaacctgctgctgctgcacggCGCCTCCCGCGGCCTCCCACACAACGGCAGCGAGCCCGAGGCGCTGGGCCCTGAGCCGCCCGCTGCCACCTGGGCCTACAGCGACCCTCAGGCGCCTCTCGTCCTCTGCAAGTACCT CCCCGAGGAGTTCGTGGAGTGCGACGAGCCCGTGGATCACGGCGGGAACGCGACGgcgcagcaggagctgggccaCGGCTGCGTGAAG TTCGGCGGACAGGCACACGGCGACGTGGACCACACGCGGGTGCAGTGCCGGGCCCTGGACGGCATCGAGTGCGCCGAGCCGCGGAGCTTCCTGCGGGGCAGCCGGCCCTGCGTCAG GTACACTGGCCATTACTTCATCACTACTTTGCTCTACTCGTTTTTCCTGGGCTGCTTTGGAGTGGATCGCTTCTGCCTCGGCcacacaggcactgctgtgggGAAGCTGCTGACTCTGGGGGGTCTCGGGATCTGGTGGTTTGTGGATCTGATCCTCCTCATCACTGGGGGACTGATGCCCAGCGATGGCAGCAACTGGTGCACTGTGTactga